The proteins below are encoded in one region of Hordeum vulgare subsp. vulgare chromosome 3H, MorexV3_pseudomolecules_assembly, whole genome shotgun sequence:
- the LOC123443852 gene encoding probable inactive receptor kinase At2g26730, with the protein MAVPRASAAVLLAVVASLACLAFAEPPPSERSALLAFLTATPHERKLGWNTSTPACTWVGVTCDAAQSTVLQLRLPGVGLVGAIPPATIARLPNLQVLSLRSNRIIGTIPDDLLQLSSLRAIFLQNNMISGAIPAGVAKLAALERLVLSHNNLSGPIPFALNSLTSLRSLRLQGNRLSGKIPSIANPELKDFNVSDNSLNGSIPQALAHFPADAFAGNLQLCGKPLPPCSPFFPSPSPAPGMSPGDEPGAVSNKKRKLSGAEIAGIVVGAVVVALLLLAAILLCARSRRRRGAREGQPKGTSAAAVGEARGVAPPASGMTSSSKDDMGGGTSGSAAAAAVAAGAGTGEASRLVFLGKGAGYSFDLEDLLRASAEVLGKGSVGTSYKAVLEEGTTVVVKRLKDVAVARREFDAHMEALGRVEHRNLLPVRAYYFSKDEKLLVYDYLPNGSLSAMLHGSRGSGRTPMDWDARMRSALSASRGLAHLHSTHNLAHGNVKSSNVLLRLDYDAAALSDFCLHPIFAPSSTRAGAGGYRAPEVVDTRRPTFKADVYSLGVLLLELLTGKSPTHASLEGDGTLDLPRWVQSVVREEWTAEVFDVELVRLGASAEEEMVALLQVAMACVATVPDARPDAPDVVRMIEEIGGGHGQTTTEESARGTPEEERSRGTPPAAPTP; encoded by the exons ATGGCCGTGCCCCGCGCGTCCGCGGCGGTGCTGTTGGCGGTCGTCGCGTCGCTCGCATGCCTCGCCTTCGCGGAGCCGCCGCCGAGCGAGCGGTCCGCGCTGCTGGCGTTCCTCACGGCCACGCCGCACGAGCGGAAGCTCGGCTGGAACACCTCCACGCCGGCCTGCACCTGGGTCGGGGTCACGTGCGACGCCGCCCAATCCACCGTCCTGCAGCTGCGCCTCCCGGGGGTCGGCCTCGTCGGCGCCATCCCACCGGCCACCATCGCCCGCCTCCCCAACCTCCAGGTGCTGTCGCTCCGCTCCAACCGCATCATCGGGACCATCCCCGACGACTTGCTCCAGCTCTCCAGCCTCCGCGCCATCTTCCTGCAGAACAACATGATCTCCGGCGCCATCCCGGCGGGGGTCGCCAAGCTCGCCGCCCTCGAGAGGCTCGTCCTCTCCCACAACAATCTATCAGGCCCCATCCCCTTCGCGCTCAACAGCCTCACATCCTTGCGCTCTCTGCGCCTCCAAGGCAACCGCCTCTCCGGCAAAATCCCCAGCATCGCCAACCCGGAGCTCAAGGATTTCAACGTCTCCGACAACAGCCTCAACGGCTCCATTCCGCAGGCCCTCGCGCACTTCCCGGCGGACGCCTTCGCCGGGAACCTCCAGCTCTGCGGCAAACCGCTGCCCCCTTGCAGCCCATTCTTCCCGTCCCCATCGCCGGCTCCCGGGATGAGCCCGGGCGACGAGCCCGGGGCGGTGTCTAACAAGAAGAGGAAGCTCTCAGGCGCGGAGATTGCCGGCATCGTCGTGGGTGCCGTGGTCGTCGCCCTGCTCCTGCTTGCCGCCATCCTGCTCTGCGCGAGGTCCCGGCGGCGGAGAGGCGCCCGCGAGGGACAACCAAAGGGCACATCCGCGGCGGCGGTGGGGGAAGCAAGAGGAGTCGCTCCGCCGGCGTCCGGCATGACGTCATCGTCCAAGGACGACATGGGAGGCGGCACCTCAGGGTCGGCGGCTGCAGCGGCGGTGGCCGCCGGCGCCGGCACGGGGGAGGCGAGCCGGCTGGTGTTCCTGGGAAAGGGCGCGGGGTACAGCTTCGACCTGGAGGACCTGCTGCGCGCGTCGGCGGAGGTGCTGGGGAAGGGGAGCGTGGGGACGTCGTACAAGGCGGTGCTGGAGGAGGGGACGACGGTGGTGGTGAAGCGGCTCAAGGACGTGGCGGTGGCGCGGCGCGAGTTCGACGCGCACATGGAGGCGCTGGGCAGGGTGGAGCACCGCAACCTCCTCCCCGTCCGCGCCTACTACTTCTCCAAGGACGAGAAGCTCCTCGTCTACGACTATCTCCCCAACGGCAGCCTCTCCGCCATGCTCCACG GGAGCCGGGGCTCCGGCCGGACGCCGATGGACTGGGATGCGCGCATGCGCTCGGCGCTGTCAGCCTCTCGCGGGCTCGCGCACTTGCACTCCACGCACAACCTCGCGCACGGCAACGTCAAGTCCTCCAACGTCCTGCTCCGACTGGACTACGACGCCGCCGCGCTGTCCGACTTCTGCCTCCACCCGATCTTCGCGCCGTCGTCCAcccgcgccggcgccggcggctaCCGTGCGCCGGAGGTCGTGGACACGCGCCGTCCCACGTTCAAGGCCGACGTCTACTCCCTGGGCGTCCTCCTGCTGGAGCTCCTCACCGGCAAGTCCCCGACGCATGCATCCCTCGAGGGCGACGGCACGCTGGACCTGCCAAGGTGGGTGCAGTCCGTGGTGCGCGAGGAGTGGACCGCCGAGGTGTTCGACGTCGAGCTGgtgcggctcggcgcgagcgccgAGGAGGAGATGGTGGCGCTCCTGCAGGTGGCTATGGCGTGCGTGGCCACCGTGCCGGACGCGCGGCCGGACGCTCCGGACGTGGTCAGAATGATCGAGGAGATCGGCGGTGGCCATGGCCAGACGACAACCGAGGAGAGCGCGCGGGGCACCCCGGAGGAGGAGCGGTCGAGGGGCACACCTCCGGCCGCACCGACGCCGTAA